Proteins encoded within one genomic window of Orcinus orca chromosome 21, mOrcOrc1.1, whole genome shotgun sequence:
- the MFHAS1 gene encoding malignant fibrous histiocytoma-amplified sequence 1 isoform X1 yields MAGTDSGNLKTVRLWRDAALRARKLRSNLRQLSLSAAGGCPGTDQLDSPDAPQLVLPANIGDIEVLNLGNNGLEEVPDGLGSALGSLRVLVLRRNRFARLPPAVAELGHHLTELDVSHNRLSVLSAEVVSALRELRKLNLSHNQLPALPAQLGALVHLEELDVSFNRLAHLPDSLSCLSRLRTLDVDHNQLTAFPWQLLQLAALEELDVSSNRLRGLPEDISALRALKILWLSGTELGTLPSGFCELASLESLMLDNNGLQALPAQFSRLQRLKMLNLSSNLLEEFPAALLPLAGLEELYLSRNQLTSVPSLISGLGRLLTLWLDNNRLRYLPDSIVELTGLEELVLQGNQIAVLPDNFGRLSRVGLWKIRDNPLIQPPYEVCMKGIPYIAAYQKELAHSQPAVQPRLKLLLMGHKAAGKTLLRRCLTEDRVEGNQGGGDKEKSHPPSPPPVSKGIEVTSWTADASRGLRFIVYDLAGDDSYEVIQPFFLSPGALYVLVVNLATYEPLRFPTTVGSFLHRVGARVPHAVVCLVGTHADLCGEQELEEKCLDIHRQIALQEKHDAEGLSRLAQVVDEALARDFELRSASPHAAYYGVSDKNLRRRKAHFQYLLNHRLQILSPVLPVSCRDPRHIQRLRDKLLSVAEHREIFPNLHRVLPRSWQVLEELHFQPPQAQRLWLSWWDSARLGLQAGLTEDRLQSALSYLHESGKLLYFEDSPALKEHVFHNLSRLIDILNVFFQRDPSLLLHKLLLGTSGEGEAESRGGSSPLMAPPAPSQDALRATQLHHYVEGFLLHGLLPAHVIRLLLKPHIQAQQDLQLLLELLEKMGLCYCLNKAKGKPLNGSTAWYKFPCYVQNEVPHAEAWINGTNLAGQSFVAEQLQIEYSFPFTFPPSLFARYSVQINSHVVHRSDGKLQIFAYRGKVPVVVSYRPAKGVLQPDTLSIASHASLPNIWTAWQAITPLVEELNVLLQEWPGLHYTVHILCSKCLKRGSPNPHAFPGKISYGHEKCMPVCSEVNIPGLSSLLNKGWELLSQPRPEGVAEIICPKNGSERVNVALVYPPTPTVISPCSKKNVGEKHRNQ; encoded by the coding sequence ATGGCTGGGACGGACAGCGGGAACCTGAAGACGGTGAGGCTGTGGCGGGACGCAGCCCTGCGCGCCAGGAAGCTGCGGAGCAACCTGCGGCAGCTCAGCCTCAGCGCGGCCGGGGGCTGCCCGGGGACCGACCAGCTCGACTCTCCCGACGCGCCCCAGCTTGTGCTGCCGGCCAACATCGGGGACATTGAGGTGCTGAACCTGGGGAACAACGGCCTGGAGGAGGTGCCCGACGGGCTGGGCTCGGCGCTGGGCAGCCTCCGCGTCCTGGTCCTGCGCCGTAACCGCTTCGCCCGGCTGCCCCCAGCGGTGGCCGAGCTGGGCCATCACCTAACCGAGCTGGACGTGAGCCACAACCGGCTGAGCGTCCTAAGCGCCGAGGTGGTGAGCGCCCTGCGCGAGCTGAGGAAGCTCAACCTCAGCCACAACCAGCTGCCCGCCCTGCCCGCCCAGCTGGGTGCGCTGGTCCACCTGGAGGAGCTAGACGTCAGCTTTAACCGCCTGGCGCACCTGCCCGactccctctcctgcctctcccgCCTGCGCACCCTCGACGTGGACCACAACCAGCTCACGGCTTTTCCGTGGCAGCTGCTGCAGCTGGCGGCCCTGGAGGAGCTCGACGTGTCCAGCAACCGGCTGCGGGGCCTACCTGAGGATATCAGTGCCCTGCGTGCCCTCAAGATCCTCTGGCTGAGCGGGACCGAGCTTGGCACCCTGCCCAGCGGCTTCTGCGAGCTGGCCAGCCTGGAGAGCCTCATGCTGGACAACAACGGGCTGCAGGCTTTACCCGCCCAGTTCAGCCGCCTGCAGCGACTCAAGATGCTCAACCTCTCTTCCAACCTCTTGGAGGAGTTCCCTGCCGCGCTGCTGCCCCTGGCTGGTCTGGAGGAGCTCTACCTTAGTCGCAACCAGCTCACTTCCGTGCCATCCCTGATCTCGGGCCTGGGCCGTCTTCTCACCCTGTGGCTGGATAATAACCGGCTCCGCTATCTGCCTGACTCCATCGTGGAGCTCACGGGCCTGGAGGAGCTGGTCCTGCAGGGGAACCAGATCGCTGTGCTGCCAGACAACTTTGGCCGGCTCTCCCGGGTGGGCCTGTGGAAGATCAGGGACAACCCGCTGATCCAGCCCCCCTACGAGGTCTGTATGAAGGGGATCCCCTACATCGCAGCTTACCAGAAGGAGCTGGCTCATTCCCAGCCGGCGGTCCAGCCCCGCCTCAAGCTGCTCCTGATGGGCCATAAAGCTGCAGGAAAGACCCTGCTCCGTCGCTGCCTCACAGAGGACAGAGTGGAGGGGAACCAAGGAGGAGGGGACAAGGAGAAGAGCCACCCGCCTTCACCTCCTCCCGTGAGCAAGGGCATCGAGGTGACCAGCTGGACAGCGGATGCCTCCCGGGGCCTGCGGTTCATCGTGTATGACTTAGCCGGGGATGACAGTTATGAGGTGATTCagcccttcttcctctccccgGGGGCCCTTTATGTGCTGGTGGTGAACTTGGCCACCTATGAGCCGCTCCGCTTTCCCACCACCGTGGGCTCCTTCCTGCATCGGGTAGGGGCCCGGGTGCCTCACGCCGTGGTGTGCCTTGTGGGCACGCACGCCGACCTCTGCGGggagcaggagctggaggagAAGTGTCTGGACATCCACCGCCAGATCGCCCTGCAGGAGAAGCATGACGCTGAGGGGCTGAGCCGGCTGGCCCAGGTGGTGGATGAGGCACTGGCCCGGGACTTTGAGCTCCGCTCCGCCAGCCCCCATGCAGCCTACTACGGTGTGTCCGACAAGAACCTTCGGCGGCGCAAGGCCCACTTTCAGTACCTGCTCAACCACCGGCTGCAGATCCTCTCCCCTGTGCTGCCCGTGAGCTGCAGGGACCCACGCCATATACAGCGCCTGCGGGACAAACTGCTCTCAGTGGCCGAGCACCGGGAAATCTTCCCCAACCTCCACAGAGTACTGCCTCGGTCCTGGCAGGTGCTGGAGGAGCTGCACTTCCAGCCCCCTCAGGCGCAGCGGCTCTGGCTCAGCTGGTGGGACTCGGCTCGCCTGGGCCTGCAGGCCGGCCTGACCGAGGACCGGCTGCAGAGCGCCCTCTCCTACCTGCACGAGAGCGGCAAGCTGCTCTACTTTGAGGACAGCCCGGCCCTCAAGGAGCACGTCTTCCACAACCTCTCCCGCCTCATCGACATCCTCAACGTCTTCTTCCAGAGGGATCCTTCCTTGCTGCTGCATAAGCTGCTCCTGGGGACCAGCGGCGAGGGCGAGGCTGAGAGCCGGGGTGGAAGCTCCCCGCTGATGGCGCCGCCCGCCCCAAGCCAGGATGCGCTCCGGGCCACCCAGCTCCATCATTACGTGGAAGGCTTTCTGCTGCATGGGCTCCTGCCGGCCCACGTCATCCGGCTGCTGCTGAAGCCTCACATCCAGGCTCAGCAGGACCTGCAGCTCCTGCTGGAGCTGCTGGAGAAGATGGGACTCTGTTACTGCCTCAACAAAGCCAAGGGCAAGCCTCTGAATGGGTCCACGGCCTGGTACAAGTTCCCGTGCTATGTGCAGAACGAGGTGCCCCACGCGGAGGCCTGGATTAACGGGACCAACCTGGCCGGGCAGTCCTTTGTGGCTGAGCAGTTGCAGATTGAATATAGTTTTCCCTTCACCTTTCCACCCAGCTTGTTTGCACGCTACAGCGTCCAGATCAACAGCCATGTGGTGCACAGGTCGGATGGCAAACTTCAGATCTTTGCATACAGAGGGAAAGTCCCTGTGGTGGTGAGTTACAGACCTGCCAAGGGGGTCCTGCAGCCGGACACCCTGTCCATTGCCAGCCACGCATCCTTACCGAACATATGGACGGCATGGCAAGCCATAACCCCCTTAGTAGAGGAACTGAATGTCCTACTTCAGGAATGGCCTGGACTGCACTACACTGTGCACATTCTTTGTTCTAAGTGCCTTAAGAGAGGGTCACCCAATCCACACGCTTTCCCAG
- the MFHAS1 gene encoding malignant fibrous histiocytoma-amplified sequence 1 isoform X2: MAGTDSGNLKTVRLWRDAALRARKLRSNLRQLSLSAAGGCPGTDQLDSPDAPQLVLPANIGDIEVLNLGNNGLEEVPDGLGSALGSLRVLVLRRNRFARLPPAVAELGHHLTELDVSHNRLSVLSAEVVSALRELRKLNLSHNQLPALPAQLGALVHLEELDVSFNRLAHLPDSLSCLSRLRTLDVDHNQLTAFPWQLLQLAALEELDVSSNRLRGLPEDISALRALKILWLSGTELGTLPSGFCELASLESLMLDNNGLQALPAQFSRLQRLKMLNLSSNLLEEFPAALLPLAGLEELYLSRNQLTSVPSLISGLGRLLTLWLDNNRLRYLPDSIVELTGLEELVLQGNQIAVLPDNFGRLSRVGLWKIRDNPLIQPPYEVCMKGIPYIAAYQKELAHSQPAVQPRLKLLLMGHKAAGKTLLRRCLTEDRVEGNQGGGDKEKSHPPSPPPVSKGIEVTSWTADASRGLRFIVYDLAGDDSYEVIQPFFLSPGALYVLVVNLATYEPLRFPTTVGSFLHRVGARVPHAVVCLVGTHADLCGEQELEEKCLDIHRQIALQEKHDAEGLSRLAQVVDEALARDFELRSASPHAAYYGVSDKNLRRRKAHFQYLLNHRLQILSPVLPVSCRDPRHIQRLRDKLLSVAEHREIFPNLHRVLPRSWQVLEELHFQPPQAQRLWLSWWDSARLGLQAGLTEDRLQSALSYLHESGKLLYFEDSPALKEHVFHNLSRLIDILNVFFQRDPSLLLHKLLLGTSGEGEAESRGGSSPLMAPPAPSQDALRATQLHHYVEGFLLHGLLPAHVIRLLLKPHIQAQQDLQLLLELLEKMGLCYCLNKAKGKPLNGSTAWYKFPCYVQNEVPHAEAWINGTNLAGQSFVAEQLQIEYSFPFTFPPSLFARYSVQINSHVVHRSDGKLQIFAYRGKVPVVVSYRPAKGVLQPDTLSIASHASLPNIWTAWQAITPLVEELNVLLQEWPGLHYTVHILCSKCLKRGSPNPHAFPGEMCSGVKKQSPLWGDGYQRVAAKGELLSQPRPEGVAEIICPKNGSERVNVALVYPPTPTVISPCSKKNVGEKHRNQ; the protein is encoded by the coding sequence ATGGCTGGGACGGACAGCGGGAACCTGAAGACGGTGAGGCTGTGGCGGGACGCAGCCCTGCGCGCCAGGAAGCTGCGGAGCAACCTGCGGCAGCTCAGCCTCAGCGCGGCCGGGGGCTGCCCGGGGACCGACCAGCTCGACTCTCCCGACGCGCCCCAGCTTGTGCTGCCGGCCAACATCGGGGACATTGAGGTGCTGAACCTGGGGAACAACGGCCTGGAGGAGGTGCCCGACGGGCTGGGCTCGGCGCTGGGCAGCCTCCGCGTCCTGGTCCTGCGCCGTAACCGCTTCGCCCGGCTGCCCCCAGCGGTGGCCGAGCTGGGCCATCACCTAACCGAGCTGGACGTGAGCCACAACCGGCTGAGCGTCCTAAGCGCCGAGGTGGTGAGCGCCCTGCGCGAGCTGAGGAAGCTCAACCTCAGCCACAACCAGCTGCCCGCCCTGCCCGCCCAGCTGGGTGCGCTGGTCCACCTGGAGGAGCTAGACGTCAGCTTTAACCGCCTGGCGCACCTGCCCGactccctctcctgcctctcccgCCTGCGCACCCTCGACGTGGACCACAACCAGCTCACGGCTTTTCCGTGGCAGCTGCTGCAGCTGGCGGCCCTGGAGGAGCTCGACGTGTCCAGCAACCGGCTGCGGGGCCTACCTGAGGATATCAGTGCCCTGCGTGCCCTCAAGATCCTCTGGCTGAGCGGGACCGAGCTTGGCACCCTGCCCAGCGGCTTCTGCGAGCTGGCCAGCCTGGAGAGCCTCATGCTGGACAACAACGGGCTGCAGGCTTTACCCGCCCAGTTCAGCCGCCTGCAGCGACTCAAGATGCTCAACCTCTCTTCCAACCTCTTGGAGGAGTTCCCTGCCGCGCTGCTGCCCCTGGCTGGTCTGGAGGAGCTCTACCTTAGTCGCAACCAGCTCACTTCCGTGCCATCCCTGATCTCGGGCCTGGGCCGTCTTCTCACCCTGTGGCTGGATAATAACCGGCTCCGCTATCTGCCTGACTCCATCGTGGAGCTCACGGGCCTGGAGGAGCTGGTCCTGCAGGGGAACCAGATCGCTGTGCTGCCAGACAACTTTGGCCGGCTCTCCCGGGTGGGCCTGTGGAAGATCAGGGACAACCCGCTGATCCAGCCCCCCTACGAGGTCTGTATGAAGGGGATCCCCTACATCGCAGCTTACCAGAAGGAGCTGGCTCATTCCCAGCCGGCGGTCCAGCCCCGCCTCAAGCTGCTCCTGATGGGCCATAAAGCTGCAGGAAAGACCCTGCTCCGTCGCTGCCTCACAGAGGACAGAGTGGAGGGGAACCAAGGAGGAGGGGACAAGGAGAAGAGCCACCCGCCTTCACCTCCTCCCGTGAGCAAGGGCATCGAGGTGACCAGCTGGACAGCGGATGCCTCCCGGGGCCTGCGGTTCATCGTGTATGACTTAGCCGGGGATGACAGTTATGAGGTGATTCagcccttcttcctctccccgGGGGCCCTTTATGTGCTGGTGGTGAACTTGGCCACCTATGAGCCGCTCCGCTTTCCCACCACCGTGGGCTCCTTCCTGCATCGGGTAGGGGCCCGGGTGCCTCACGCCGTGGTGTGCCTTGTGGGCACGCACGCCGACCTCTGCGGggagcaggagctggaggagAAGTGTCTGGACATCCACCGCCAGATCGCCCTGCAGGAGAAGCATGACGCTGAGGGGCTGAGCCGGCTGGCCCAGGTGGTGGATGAGGCACTGGCCCGGGACTTTGAGCTCCGCTCCGCCAGCCCCCATGCAGCCTACTACGGTGTGTCCGACAAGAACCTTCGGCGGCGCAAGGCCCACTTTCAGTACCTGCTCAACCACCGGCTGCAGATCCTCTCCCCTGTGCTGCCCGTGAGCTGCAGGGACCCACGCCATATACAGCGCCTGCGGGACAAACTGCTCTCAGTGGCCGAGCACCGGGAAATCTTCCCCAACCTCCACAGAGTACTGCCTCGGTCCTGGCAGGTGCTGGAGGAGCTGCACTTCCAGCCCCCTCAGGCGCAGCGGCTCTGGCTCAGCTGGTGGGACTCGGCTCGCCTGGGCCTGCAGGCCGGCCTGACCGAGGACCGGCTGCAGAGCGCCCTCTCCTACCTGCACGAGAGCGGCAAGCTGCTCTACTTTGAGGACAGCCCGGCCCTCAAGGAGCACGTCTTCCACAACCTCTCCCGCCTCATCGACATCCTCAACGTCTTCTTCCAGAGGGATCCTTCCTTGCTGCTGCATAAGCTGCTCCTGGGGACCAGCGGCGAGGGCGAGGCTGAGAGCCGGGGTGGAAGCTCCCCGCTGATGGCGCCGCCCGCCCCAAGCCAGGATGCGCTCCGGGCCACCCAGCTCCATCATTACGTGGAAGGCTTTCTGCTGCATGGGCTCCTGCCGGCCCACGTCATCCGGCTGCTGCTGAAGCCTCACATCCAGGCTCAGCAGGACCTGCAGCTCCTGCTGGAGCTGCTGGAGAAGATGGGACTCTGTTACTGCCTCAACAAAGCCAAGGGCAAGCCTCTGAATGGGTCCACGGCCTGGTACAAGTTCCCGTGCTATGTGCAGAACGAGGTGCCCCACGCGGAGGCCTGGATTAACGGGACCAACCTGGCCGGGCAGTCCTTTGTGGCTGAGCAGTTGCAGATTGAATATAGTTTTCCCTTCACCTTTCCACCCAGCTTGTTTGCACGCTACAGCGTCCAGATCAACAGCCATGTGGTGCACAGGTCGGATGGCAAACTTCAGATCTTTGCATACAGAGGGAAAGTCCCTGTGGTGGTGAGTTACAGACCTGCCAAGGGGGTCCTGCAGCCGGACACCCTGTCCATTGCCAGCCACGCATCCTTACCGAACATATGGACGGCATGGCAAGCCATAACCCCCTTAGTAGAGGAACTGAATGTCCTACTTCAGGAATGGCCTGGACTGCACTACACTGTGCACATTCTTTGTTCTAAGTGCCTTAAGAGAGGGTCACCCAATCCACACGCTTTCCCAG
- the MFHAS1 gene encoding malignant fibrous histiocytoma-amplified sequence 1 isoform X3: MAGTDSGNLKTVRLWRDAALRARKLRSNLRQLSLSAAGGCPGTDQLDSPDAPQLVLPANIGDIEVLNLGNNGLEEVPDGLGSALGSLRVLVLRRNRFARLPPAVAELGHHLTELDVSHNRLSVLSAEVVSALRELRKLNLSHNQLPALPAQLGALVHLEELDVSFNRLAHLPDSLSCLSRLRTLDVDHNQLTAFPWQLLQLAALEELDVSSNRLRGLPEDISALRALKILWLSGTELGTLPSGFCELASLESLMLDNNGLQALPAQFSRLQRLKMLNLSSNLLEEFPAALLPLAGLEELYLSRNQLTSVPSLISGLGRLLTLWLDNNRLRYLPDSIVELTGLEELVLQGNQIAVLPDNFGRLSRVGLWKIRDNPLIQPPYEVCMKGIPYIAAYQKELAHSQPAVQPRLKLLLMGHKAAGKTLLRRCLTEDRVEGNQGGGDKEKSHPPSPPPVSKGIEVTSWTADASRGLRFIVYDLAGDDSYEVIQPFFLSPGALYVLVVNLATYEPLRFPTTVGSFLHRVGARVPHAVVCLVGTHADLCGEQELEEKCLDIHRQIALQEKHDAEGLSRLAQVVDEALARDFELRSASPHAAYYGVSDKNLRRRKAHFQYLLNHRLQILSPVLPVSCRDPRHIQRLRDKLLSVAEHREIFPNLHRVLPRSWQVLEELHFQPPQAQRLWLSWWDSARLGLQAGLTEDRLQSALSYLHESGKLLYFEDSPALKEHVFHNLSRLIDILNVFFQRDPSLLLHKLLLGTSGEGEAESRGGSSPLMAPPAPSQDALRATQLHHYVEGFLLHGLLPAHVIRLLLKPHIQAQQDLQLLLELLEKMGLCYCLNKAKGKPLNGSTAWYKFPCYVQNEVPHAEAWINGTNLAGQSFVAEQLQIEYSFPFTFPPSLFARYSVQINSHVVHRSDGKLQIFAYRGKVPVVVSYRPAKGVLQPDTLSIASHASLPNIWTAWQAITPLVEELNVLLQEWPGLHYTVHILCSKCLKRGSPNPHAFPGELLSQPRPEGVAEIICPKNGSERVNVALVYPPTPTVISPCSKKNVGEKHRNQ, translated from the coding sequence ATGGCTGGGACGGACAGCGGGAACCTGAAGACGGTGAGGCTGTGGCGGGACGCAGCCCTGCGCGCCAGGAAGCTGCGGAGCAACCTGCGGCAGCTCAGCCTCAGCGCGGCCGGGGGCTGCCCGGGGACCGACCAGCTCGACTCTCCCGACGCGCCCCAGCTTGTGCTGCCGGCCAACATCGGGGACATTGAGGTGCTGAACCTGGGGAACAACGGCCTGGAGGAGGTGCCCGACGGGCTGGGCTCGGCGCTGGGCAGCCTCCGCGTCCTGGTCCTGCGCCGTAACCGCTTCGCCCGGCTGCCCCCAGCGGTGGCCGAGCTGGGCCATCACCTAACCGAGCTGGACGTGAGCCACAACCGGCTGAGCGTCCTAAGCGCCGAGGTGGTGAGCGCCCTGCGCGAGCTGAGGAAGCTCAACCTCAGCCACAACCAGCTGCCCGCCCTGCCCGCCCAGCTGGGTGCGCTGGTCCACCTGGAGGAGCTAGACGTCAGCTTTAACCGCCTGGCGCACCTGCCCGactccctctcctgcctctcccgCCTGCGCACCCTCGACGTGGACCACAACCAGCTCACGGCTTTTCCGTGGCAGCTGCTGCAGCTGGCGGCCCTGGAGGAGCTCGACGTGTCCAGCAACCGGCTGCGGGGCCTACCTGAGGATATCAGTGCCCTGCGTGCCCTCAAGATCCTCTGGCTGAGCGGGACCGAGCTTGGCACCCTGCCCAGCGGCTTCTGCGAGCTGGCCAGCCTGGAGAGCCTCATGCTGGACAACAACGGGCTGCAGGCTTTACCCGCCCAGTTCAGCCGCCTGCAGCGACTCAAGATGCTCAACCTCTCTTCCAACCTCTTGGAGGAGTTCCCTGCCGCGCTGCTGCCCCTGGCTGGTCTGGAGGAGCTCTACCTTAGTCGCAACCAGCTCACTTCCGTGCCATCCCTGATCTCGGGCCTGGGCCGTCTTCTCACCCTGTGGCTGGATAATAACCGGCTCCGCTATCTGCCTGACTCCATCGTGGAGCTCACGGGCCTGGAGGAGCTGGTCCTGCAGGGGAACCAGATCGCTGTGCTGCCAGACAACTTTGGCCGGCTCTCCCGGGTGGGCCTGTGGAAGATCAGGGACAACCCGCTGATCCAGCCCCCCTACGAGGTCTGTATGAAGGGGATCCCCTACATCGCAGCTTACCAGAAGGAGCTGGCTCATTCCCAGCCGGCGGTCCAGCCCCGCCTCAAGCTGCTCCTGATGGGCCATAAAGCTGCAGGAAAGACCCTGCTCCGTCGCTGCCTCACAGAGGACAGAGTGGAGGGGAACCAAGGAGGAGGGGACAAGGAGAAGAGCCACCCGCCTTCACCTCCTCCCGTGAGCAAGGGCATCGAGGTGACCAGCTGGACAGCGGATGCCTCCCGGGGCCTGCGGTTCATCGTGTATGACTTAGCCGGGGATGACAGTTATGAGGTGATTCagcccttcttcctctccccgGGGGCCCTTTATGTGCTGGTGGTGAACTTGGCCACCTATGAGCCGCTCCGCTTTCCCACCACCGTGGGCTCCTTCCTGCATCGGGTAGGGGCCCGGGTGCCTCACGCCGTGGTGTGCCTTGTGGGCACGCACGCCGACCTCTGCGGggagcaggagctggaggagAAGTGTCTGGACATCCACCGCCAGATCGCCCTGCAGGAGAAGCATGACGCTGAGGGGCTGAGCCGGCTGGCCCAGGTGGTGGATGAGGCACTGGCCCGGGACTTTGAGCTCCGCTCCGCCAGCCCCCATGCAGCCTACTACGGTGTGTCCGACAAGAACCTTCGGCGGCGCAAGGCCCACTTTCAGTACCTGCTCAACCACCGGCTGCAGATCCTCTCCCCTGTGCTGCCCGTGAGCTGCAGGGACCCACGCCATATACAGCGCCTGCGGGACAAACTGCTCTCAGTGGCCGAGCACCGGGAAATCTTCCCCAACCTCCACAGAGTACTGCCTCGGTCCTGGCAGGTGCTGGAGGAGCTGCACTTCCAGCCCCCTCAGGCGCAGCGGCTCTGGCTCAGCTGGTGGGACTCGGCTCGCCTGGGCCTGCAGGCCGGCCTGACCGAGGACCGGCTGCAGAGCGCCCTCTCCTACCTGCACGAGAGCGGCAAGCTGCTCTACTTTGAGGACAGCCCGGCCCTCAAGGAGCACGTCTTCCACAACCTCTCCCGCCTCATCGACATCCTCAACGTCTTCTTCCAGAGGGATCCTTCCTTGCTGCTGCATAAGCTGCTCCTGGGGACCAGCGGCGAGGGCGAGGCTGAGAGCCGGGGTGGAAGCTCCCCGCTGATGGCGCCGCCCGCCCCAAGCCAGGATGCGCTCCGGGCCACCCAGCTCCATCATTACGTGGAAGGCTTTCTGCTGCATGGGCTCCTGCCGGCCCACGTCATCCGGCTGCTGCTGAAGCCTCACATCCAGGCTCAGCAGGACCTGCAGCTCCTGCTGGAGCTGCTGGAGAAGATGGGACTCTGTTACTGCCTCAACAAAGCCAAGGGCAAGCCTCTGAATGGGTCCACGGCCTGGTACAAGTTCCCGTGCTATGTGCAGAACGAGGTGCCCCACGCGGAGGCCTGGATTAACGGGACCAACCTGGCCGGGCAGTCCTTTGTGGCTGAGCAGTTGCAGATTGAATATAGTTTTCCCTTCACCTTTCCACCCAGCTTGTTTGCACGCTACAGCGTCCAGATCAACAGCCATGTGGTGCACAGGTCGGATGGCAAACTTCAGATCTTTGCATACAGAGGGAAAGTCCCTGTGGTGGTGAGTTACAGACCTGCCAAGGGGGTCCTGCAGCCGGACACCCTGTCCATTGCCAGCCACGCATCCTTACCGAACATATGGACGGCATGGCAAGCCATAACCCCCTTAGTAGAGGAACTGAATGTCCTACTTCAGGAATGGCCTGGACTGCACTACACTGTGCACATTCTTTGTTCTAAGTGCCTTAAGAGAGGGTCACCCAATCCACACGCTTTCCCAG